The Acidianus infernus genome window below encodes:
- a CDS encoding succinate--CoA ligase subunit beta, with protein sequence MKLYEYEGKLLFSKVGIKIPRGIVTEGNIDWKGKAVVKAQLLEGGRGKRGLVKVTDDVNSTIQEMRKLGINKFLVEEYIPHDREVYLSMILDRDSAEPMLIASPHGGIDIESSGNVKKFIIPIERGPRGYDIIEIEKYLGVKGLSQVIQGLYKIFTEFDAELVEINPLAVTDNGVIALDSKVILEDNALYKHQDFLKEIGREYSPDSYVELDGDIGIIGNGAGLTMATMDMVKLMGGNPADFMDVGGGADRERVRYCVIKVGSNPKVKKILVNIYGGITRCDEVALGIVEAYDVIKKPIFVRLVGTNEEEGWKILKEHGINFYENPIDAVRDALR encoded by the coding sequence ATGAAACTTTATGAATATGAAGGAAAGCTTCTATTTTCTAAAGTAGGAATAAAAATACCTCGCGGAATAGTAACTGAAGGTAATATAGATTGGAAAGGCAAAGCTGTTGTTAAAGCTCAACTCCTAGAAGGTGGAAGAGGAAAAAGAGGACTTGTTAAGGTAACTGATGATGTTAACTCTACAATACAAGAGATGAGAAAACTAGGCATAAATAAATTTCTGGTTGAGGAATATATTCCTCACGATAGAGAGGTTTATCTTTCCATGATTCTTGATAGAGATTCTGCCGAACCTATGCTGATAGCTTCACCTCACGGTGGAATTGATATTGAAAGTTCTGGGAACGTAAAGAAGTTTATAATTCCGATAGAAAGGGGACCTAGGGGATATGATATAATAGAGATAGAGAAGTATTTAGGTGTAAAAGGTTTATCTCAAGTAATTCAAGGTTTATATAAGATTTTTACAGAGTTCGACGCTGAGCTGGTAGAAATTAATCCATTGGCTGTAACTGATAACGGCGTAATAGCTCTTGATTCTAAAGTAATCTTAGAGGATAATGCCCTTTATAAACACCAAGATTTTCTAAAGGAAATTGGTAGAGAATACTCTCCAGATAGTTATGTAGAACTTGATGGCGATATAGGAATAATCGGCAATGGAGCAGGTTTAACTATGGCCACAATGGATATGGTAAAACTAATGGGAGGAAACCCTGCAGATTTCATGGACGTAGGAGGAGGAGCAGATAGGGAAAGAGTTAGATATTGTGTTATAAAAGTTGGGTCAAATCCCAAGGTGAAGAAAATCCTTGTAAATATCTATGGCGGTATAACTAGGTGTGATGAAGTCGCATTGGGAATTGTTGAGGCGTATGATGTGATAAAGAAGCCAATATTTGTTAGATTAGTAGGAACTAATGAGGAAGAAGGTTGGAAAATCCTTAAGGAACATGGAATTAATTTTTATGAAAATCCAATAGATGCAGTGAGGGATGCACTACGCTGA
- a CDS encoding endonuclease III domain-containing protein: MIHEILKIIDENREFLKKMGWIVSDPYSFEWWGGLKSADEIAISAFLVQMTKWETVAKVIENLRRKGLNYIDKIAELPLSVLEDQIRSVNFYKTKARRLKNFSEIVSENGGLKNFLTVENRDKILEIEGIGEETADSLLLFANNQLVFPQSEYLRRVLSRVLNKKMSKKEAKNYVEENLKKDLFLYKLFHAGVVSIGKAFCYLNKPKCDKCILKPLCRSKYNETL, from the coding sequence ATGATACATGAAATATTAAAAATAATAGACGAAAATAGGGAATTTTTAAAGAAAATGGGTTGGATAGTTTCTGATCCTTATTCCTTTGAATGGTGGGGCGGATTAAAATCCGCTGATGAAATAGCCATTTCAGCATTTTTAGTTCAAATGACTAAATGGGAAACGGTAGCCAAGGTTATCGAGAACTTAAGAAGAAAAGGGTTAAATTATATTGATAAAATAGCAGAACTTCCTTTGTCTGTTTTGGAAGATCAGATTCGCAGCGTTAATTTCTATAAAACTAAAGCTAGAAGACTTAAGAATTTTAGTGAAATTGTAAGTGAAAATGGTGGACTAAAAAATTTTTTAACAGTAGAAAATAGAGATAAAATACTAGAAATTGAAGGTATAGGAGAAGAGACTGCAGACTCTTTATTACTTTTTGCAAATAATCAGCTAGTTTTTCCTCAGTCTGAGTACTTGAGGAGAGTTCTTTCAAGAGTTTTAAATAAGAAAATGAGTAAAAAAGAGGCAAAGAATTATGTTGAGGAGAACCTAAAGAAGGATCTTTTTCTATATAAACTCTTCCATGCTGGAGTAGTTTCTATAGGCAAAGCCTTTTGCTATCTAAATAAGCCTAAATGCGATAAATGCATTCTTAAACCTTTATGCAGAAGTAAATATAATGAAACTTTATGA
- a CDS encoding UDP-N-acetylglucosamine--N-acetylmuramyl-(pentapeptide) pyrophosphoryl-undecaprenol N-acetylglucosamine transferase produces the protein MSDILIIASGGGHTGFARAIAEYLPYKADFVIPKGDEMSKKMISQFADKIYEVEKFRSPSGNLSLSSFLLSMIHSMKIRKYKKVIATGSNHSIFPSFFQFIKSSEIYVIESQDRIVTRGKAVSIISKYSKHVFLHWKEQEKLYKNGIVVGPIVEKPKYSSSDEGYILVTTGSEGFERLFDILYSLNIDNVVLQTGKVNKKYNKKGWKVFSFDPDIEKYIAKAKLVITHQGKTAMEAVVMYKKPTIIVYNKDWKYAATFEDSKLYAEILGAMFLDDPSNWSTKDEILKYIENPKPPKVYSPGTERLVSVVLNDT, from the coding sequence ATGAGTGATATATTAATAATTGCTAGTGGAGGAGGGCATACTGGTTTCGCAAGGGCAATAGCAGAGTATCTACCGTACAAGGCTGACTTTGTTATACCTAAAGGAGACGAAATGAGTAAAAAGATGATTTCCCAATTCGCAGATAAAATCTATGAGGTTGAGAAATTTAGGTCTCCATCTGGAAACCTTTCTTTGTCCTCTTTTTTATTATCAATGATTCATAGTATGAAGATAAGGAAATATAAGAAGGTTATAGCTACCGGCTCTAATCATTCAATTTTTCCCTCTTTCTTCCAGTTTATTAAATCTTCAGAGATTTACGTTATTGAAAGTCAAGATAGGATAGTGACTAGAGGAAAGGCTGTAAGTATAATATCAAAGTACTCAAAGCATGTATTTCTGCACTGGAAGGAACAGGAGAAGCTATACAAGAACGGAATAGTTGTCGGGCCTATAGTCGAGAAGCCTAAATATAGTTCTTCAGATGAAGGATACATATTAGTTACTACTGGAAGTGAAGGCTTTGAGAGACTTTTTGATATTTTATATTCCTTAAATATAGATAATGTAGTCCTACAAACAGGGAAAGTAAATAAAAAATACAATAAAAAAGGTTGGAAAGTTTTTTCCTTTGATCCGGATATTGAAAAGTACATAGCTAAAGCCAAATTAGTAATAACTCATCAAGGTAAAACAGCTATGGAGGCTGTTGTAATGTACAAAAAACCTACAATTATAGTGTACAATAAGGACTGGAAATACGCTGCTACATTTGAGGATAGTAAATTATATGCAGAAATTTTGGGGGCAATGTTTCTTGATGATCCTTCCAATTGGTCTACTAAAGACGAAATTTTAAAATATATTGAGAATCCTAAGCCACCAAAGGTGTATTCTCCAGGTACGGAGAGGCTTGTAAGCGTGGTGTTGAATGATACATGA
- the thrS gene encoding threonine--tRNA ligase — MEEYKGVWLKGGIILAFNLLADGKKAVAVGLGERDFYVDVEMDSSMTLAEAKKYAKEGNYEIKIEGKKAKAGNYEVSLESNVTPSGNPKYFEILNISVHHPTPDKQYVRIRGVAFETEEQLKDYMNWLEKASETDHRILGEKMDLFSFPEEAGPGLVLYHPKGQIIRNELIEYMREINASMGYQEVYTTHVYRTILWKISGHYEMYKDKMLIFTHDDEELGIKPMNCPAHILIYKSRTRSYKDLPIRFSEFGNVYRWEQKGELYGLLRVRGFTQDDGHVFLREDQLENEVKMLISKTLEVLAKFGFKGDDVRINLSTRPDESIGTDEQWEKATNALVNALRSLNLKYQVKEKEGAFYGPKIDFDIRDSLGRWWQLSTIQVDFNLPERFKLEYVDKDGNKKRPVMVHRAIYGSIDRFLAILLEHFKGKLPTWLSPVQVRILPINPEVREYAEKVLFKLVSVKIRAEIDSEEETLSKRIKRAYDDGVPYILIVGKKEAESNSVTIRARGNIEVKGVPLDKCVDAILKEIQNRDLTNTAIEKVKQ; from the coding sequence ATGGAAGAGTACAAAGGAGTTTGGCTAAAAGGAGGAATAATATTAGCATTCAATCTTTTAGCTGATGGTAAGAAGGCAGTTGCTGTAGGTTTAGGAGAAAGAGACTTCTACGTAGATGTTGAAATGGATAGTTCAATGACTTTAGCTGAAGCAAAAAAATACGCAAAAGAAGGAAATTACGAAATAAAAATTGAGGGAAAGAAAGCAAAAGCGGGAAATTATGAAGTTTCTTTAGAAAGCAACGTGACCCCTTCTGGAAACCCCAAGTATTTTGAAATTTTAAACATCTCAGTTCATCACCCAACTCCAGACAAACAGTACGTTAGAATAAGAGGAGTAGCTTTCGAAACTGAAGAGCAACTTAAAGATTACATGAATTGGCTAGAGAAGGCATCTGAAACCGATCATAGAATTTTAGGAGAAAAAATGGATTTATTTAGCTTCCCTGAAGAAGCGGGACCTGGTCTAGTCCTATATCATCCTAAAGGTCAGATAATTAGAAATGAATTAATTGAGTATATGAGGGAAATAAACGCCTCAATGGGATACCAAGAAGTATATACTACGCACGTTTACAGAACGATTTTATGGAAAATAAGTGGACATTATGAAATGTATAAGGATAAAATGCTAATCTTTACTCACGATGATGAAGAGCTAGGAATAAAACCAATGAATTGTCCTGCTCACATATTAATTTATAAATCAAGAACCAGAAGTTATAAAGATCTTCCAATTAGGTTCTCAGAATTTGGAAATGTTTATAGATGGGAGCAAAAAGGTGAATTATACGGTTTATTAAGAGTTAGGGGGTTCACCCAAGACGATGGGCACGTCTTTCTAAGAGAAGATCAGCTAGAAAATGAGGTTAAGATGCTGATTAGTAAAACGTTGGAAGTATTAGCGAAATTTGGATTTAAAGGAGATGATGTAAGAATCAATTTGTCCACAAGGCCGGATGAGAGCATAGGTACTGATGAACAATGGGAAAAGGCAACTAATGCTTTAGTTAATGCATTGCGTTCTCTCAATTTGAAATATCAAGTAAAAGAGAAAGAAGGAGCGTTTTATGGACCTAAAATAGACTTTGATATAAGAGATAGTTTAGGAAGATGGTGGCAATTATCTACGATTCAAGTAGACTTCAACTTACCTGAAAGATTTAAACTAGAGTACGTAGATAAGGATGGAAATAAGAAAAGGCCAGTAATGGTTCATAGAGCAATATACGGTTCAATAGATAGGTTTTTAGCAATACTTCTAGAGCACTTTAAAGGAAAATTACCCACGTGGTTGTCACCAGTTCAAGTCAGAATATTACCAATTAATCCAGAAGTTAGAGAATATGCAGAAAAAGTCTTATTTAAGCTAGTCTCTGTAAAAATTAGGGCAGAAATAGATTCGGAGGAGGAAACTCTCTCAAAGAGAATTAAAAGAGCATATGACGATGGAGTTCCTTACATTTTAATAGTAGGTAAAAAAGAAGCAGAAAGTAATTCAGTAACAATTAGAGCCAGAGGTAATATAGAAGTAAAAGGAGTGCCTTTAGATAAATGCGTGGATGCAATATTAAAAGAAATACAAAATAGAGATCTAACAAATACTGCCATAGAGAAGGTAAAGCAATGA
- a CDS encoding methylated-DNA--[protein]-cysteine S-methyltransferase has product MIVYGLYKSPLGDITVAKSEKGFVMLDFCNCVEKNSLDNDAFSDFFEKLDKYFEGKEVDLREPLDINVNPFRLSVFKEVMKIPWGKTKTYGEIAKILGTSPRAVGIALSKNPVLLIIPCHRVISEKGLGGYSRGIEIKKKLLELEGIKI; this is encoded by the coding sequence ATGATTGTTTATGGCTTATATAAAAGCCCTTTAGGAGATATTACTGTAGCTAAAAGTGAAAAAGGATTTGTTATGTTAGATTTTTGTAATTGTGTGGAGAAGAATTCTTTAGATAATGACGCTTTCTCAGATTTTTTTGAAAAATTAGATAAATATTTTGAAGGAAAGGAAGTAGACTTAAGAGAACCATTAGATATTAATGTTAATCCGTTTAGGTTAAGCGTATTTAAGGAAGTTATGAAGATACCTTGGGGTAAAACTAAAACCTATGGAGAAATTGCTAAAATCTTAGGTACATCTCCTAGAGCTGTGGGAATTGCGCTATCTAAAAATCCAGTTCTCTTAATTATACCTTGTCACAGGGTAATTTCTGAGAAAGGATTAGGAGGTTATTCAAGAGGAATAGAAATAAAGAAAAAGCTTTTAGAACTTGAAGGAATAAAAATATGA
- a CDS encoding nucleotidyltransferase family protein gives MKAVILAGGYGKRLRPLTDDKPKPLIEIAGKPILEWQILWLKSFGISSFIILAGYKKEVLVEWVTKNKTRLGIECLFSMEEEPLGTGGAIYQVKSFLNEDFIAVNGDILTNLDIRELKQVDENAIASISLVPLRSPYGVVQTEDDKIIKFVEKPVLKDYWINAGVYFLKPTIFEYLPEKGDIERITFPTLAEKGLLRGKKFENVYWRSIDSVKDVEEASNEIPQVFNFE, from the coding sequence ATGAAAGCCGTTATTTTAGCTGGCGGTTACGGTAAAAGATTAAGACCATTAACTGATGATAAACCTAAGCCTTTAATAGAAATAGCAGGAAAACCAATTTTAGAATGGCAAATTTTATGGCTCAAAAGTTTTGGAATATCTTCCTTCATTATCCTTGCAGGATATAAAAAAGAAGTCTTAGTTGAATGGGTTACTAAAAATAAAACTAGGTTAGGGATTGAATGCCTATTTAGCATGGAAGAAGAACCTTTAGGTACTGGAGGTGCAATATATCAAGTTAAATCTTTCCTAAATGAGGACTTTATTGCAGTAAACGGAGATATTCTTACAAACCTGGATATAAGGGAATTAAAGCAAGTAGATGAAAATGCTATAGCATCAATTTCTCTCGTACCCTTAAGAAGTCCCTATGGTGTAGTACAAACAGAAGATGATAAAATTATAAAATTCGTGGAAAAACCCGTATTGAAAGATTACTGGATTAATGCAGGAGTATATTTCTTAAAACCTACCATATTCGAATATCTGCCCGAAAAAGGCGACATAGAAAGAATAACTTTCCCTACATTAGCAGAAAAAGGATTGCTTAGAGGTAAAAAATTCGAGAATGTGTATTGGAGATCAATAGACTCCGTAAAAGACGTTGAAGAAGCTTCTAATGAAATTCCTCAAGTATTCAATTTTGAATGA